The following coding sequences are from one Lagopus muta isolate bLagMut1 chromosome 33, bLagMut1 primary, whole genome shotgun sequence window:
- the LOC125686211 gene encoding uncharacterized protein LOC125686211 — MAFYGVLWRSIGVLWVLWGPIGFYAVLWGPLGSMGFYGVSVGVLWCPYGVPMGSLWVPMGFSMGFLWGPYGVLWSSKGFYEIQWDSVGFYGVSMGFYGVPMGSVGVLCGSRGFYVFYGVPMGFYGGSMGFYGVLWGFYKVLWGGGVSMGFYGVLWGSYGVLWGSVGFLWGSMDFCGVLWGSMGSYAVLWGFYGVSLGFYGVCYGGFYGFYGVLWGSVVFYGVLWGIMRFDEFYGVLWGSLWGLMGFYEVLWGFYGVLWGGGVSMGFDGVLWGSMGPIGFYGVLWGSMGFYGGSTGFCGVQWGFYGFYGVL, encoded by the exons ATGGcgttctatggggttctatggcGTTCTATAGGGGTTCTAT gggttctatggggtcccatTGGGTTCTATGCAGTTCTATGGGGTccattgggttctatggggttctatggggtttctgtgggggttctatggtgtccctatggggtccctatggggtccctatgggttcctatggggttttctatggggtttctatggggtccctatggggttctatggagTTCTAAGGGGTTCTATGAGATTCAATGGGattctgtggggttctatggggtttctatggggttctatggggttcctatgggatCTGTGGGAGTTCTATGCGGTTCTAGGGGGTTCTATGtgttctatggggttcctatggggttctatgggggttcGATGGGGTTCTATGGAGTTCTATGGGGGTTCTATAAGGTTCTATGGGGTggtggggtttctatggggttttatggggttctatggggttcctatggggttctgtggggttctgtggggtttctgtggggttctatggatttctgtggggttctgtggggttctatgggttcctatgcggttctatggggtttctatggggtttctttggggttctatggggtgtGCTAtggggggttctatgggttctatggggttctatggggttctgtggtgttctatggggttctatggggtaTTATGCGGTTCGATGAgttttatggggttctatgggggtccctatggggtttgaTGGGGTTCTATGAAGTTctatgggggttctatggggttctatggggtggtggggtttctatgggatttgatggggttctatggggttctatgggtcccattgggttctatggggttctatggggatctatggggttctatgggggttctACGGGTTTCTGCGGGGTTCAgtgggggttctatgggttctatggggttctataa